A single genomic interval of SAR324 cluster bacterium harbors:
- a CDS encoding MOSC domain-containing protein encodes MSYNETLERQYLRSIPQQGKVEWIGIRTKRLLEVHSVSEVTANSDTGLEGDHFKKSSTGKRQVTLIQQEHLDVVARILGKSEIPPELLRRNIVVSGINLLALKHQQFQVGEVLLETTGICAPCSRMEENLGAGGYNSMRGHGGITAKIIQGGQIQIGDIVRLALMS; translated from the coding sequence ATGAGCTATAACGAAACTCTTGAGAGGCAGTACCTCCGCAGCATCCCTCAACAGGGCAAAGTAGAATGGATTGGAATTCGTACCAAGCGCCTGTTGGAGGTTCATTCTGTCAGTGAAGTCACCGCCAACTCAGACACAGGGCTCGAGGGTGATCACTTTAAGAAGTCGAGTACCGGCAAACGCCAAGTCACACTGATTCAGCAGGAACACCTAGACGTAGTGGCCAGAATACTGGGCAAGAGTGAGATTCCACCAGAGTTGCTGCGGCGGAACATTGTGGTTTCGGGGATCAACCTTCTGGCCTTGAAGCATCAGCAATTCCAAGTTGGAGAAGTACTGCTAGAAACCACAGGCATCTGTGCACCCTGCAGCAGAATGGAAGAGAATCTAGGGGCTGGGGGTTACAACAGCATGCGTGGGCATGGAGGCATTACAGCTAAGATAATCCAAGGTGGACAGATTCAGATTGGGGATATTGTGCGGTTGGCCTTGATGTCTTAG